One window of Leucobacter komagatae genomic DNA carries:
- the rplB gene encoding 50S ribosomal protein L2: MAIRKYKPTTPGRRGSSVADFAEITRSTPEKSLLRPLPKTGGRNNQGRITTRHIGGGHKRQYRVIDFRRNDKDGVNARVAHIEYDPNRTARIALLHFEDGTKRYIIAPNKLKQGDIVESGAGSDIKPGNNLPLKNIPTGTVIHAIELKPGGGAKLARSAGSSVRLVAKDGPYAQLRLPSGEIRNVDARCRATVGEVGNAEQSNINWGKAGRMRWKGVRPTVRGVVMNPVDHPHGGGEGRTSGGRHPVSPWGQKEGRTRRPNKESDKLIVRRRNAGKKR, from the coding sequence ATGGCAATTCGCAAGTACAAGCCGACGACCCCTGGTCGTCGCGGGTCGAGCGTTGCTGATTTCGCTGAGATCACGCGCTCCACGCCCGAGAAGTCGCTGCTGCGTCCACTCCCGAAGACGGGTGGCCGCAACAACCAGGGCCGCATCACGACTCGTCACATCGGTGGTGGCCACAAGCGCCAGTACCGCGTCATCGACTTCCGTCGCAATGACAAGGACGGCGTCAACGCCCGCGTAGCGCACATCGAGTACGACCCCAACCGCACCGCGCGCATCGCGCTGCTGCACTTTGAGGACGGCACGAAGCGTTACATCATCGCTCCGAACAAGCTCAAGCAGGGCGACATCGTCGAGTCGGGTGCCGGCTCGGATATCAAGCCCGGCAACAACTTGCCGCTGAAGAACATCCCCACGGGTACTGTTATTCACGCGATTGAGCTGAAGCCCGGTGGGGGAGCGAAGCTCGCTCGTTCCGCTGGTTCCTCGGTTCGCCTCGTGGCGAAGGATGGCCCCTACGCTCAGCTGCGTCTCCCCTCGGGCGAGATTCGCAACGTCGACGCGCGCTGCCGCGCGACCGTCGGCGAGGTTGGCAACGCCGAGCAGTCGAACATCAACTGGGGTAAGGCCGGCCGTATGCGCTGGAAGGGCGTCCGCCCGACCGTGCGTGGTGTCGTCATGAACCCGGTGGATCACCCCCACGGTGGTGGCGAAGGCCGCACCTCGGGTGGCCGTCACCCGGTTAGCCCCTGGGGCCAGAAGGAAGGCCGTACGCGCCGTCCTAACAAGGAAAGCGACAAGCTCATTGTGCGCCGCCGTAACGCTGGCAAGAAGCGCTAG
- the rplD gene encoding 50S ribosomal protein L4 gives MATATKLEVFDAKGKKAGSVDLPEAIFGAETNVPLIHQVVTAQLAAARQGTHKTKTRGERSGSGVKPFKQKGTGRARQGSVRMPQHRGGGIVHGPVPRDYSQRTPKKMIAAALVGLLSDRARANRLHVVEGFGIADKPSTKTAREFLAQVAPGNRVLVVVDREDVLTVLSVQNLPNVHVLFHDQLNAYDVVVSDDLVFTKAAFDAFVDGRAAKEDSK, from the coding sequence ATGGCTACCGCTACCAAGCTCGAGGTTTTCGACGCGAAGGGCAAGAAGGCTGGGTCGGTTGACCTTCCCGAGGCTATCTTCGGTGCCGAGACCAACGTTCCGCTGATCCACCAGGTGGTCACGGCACAGCTGGCTGCTGCCCGTCAGGGTACGCACAAGACCAAGACCCGTGGCGAGCGCTCGGGTTCCGGCGTCAAGCCGTTCAAGCAGAAGGGCACTGGCCGTGCACGCCAGGGCTCGGTCCGCATGCCGCAGCACCGCGGCGGTGGCATCGTCCACGGGCCCGTGCCCCGCGATTACTCGCAGCGCACCCCCAAGAAGATGATCGCTGCTGCACTCGTTGGCCTGCTCTCGGACCGCGCACGCGCGAACCGTCTGCACGTTGTCGAGGGCTTCGGCATCGCTGACAAGCCGAGCACGAAGACCGCACGCGAGTTCCTCGCTCAGGTCGCACCGGGCAACCGCGTGCTCGTGGTCGTAGACCGCGAAGACGTGCTCACCGTGCTCAGCGTTCAGAACCTTCCGAACGTTCACGTGCTGTTCCACGATCAGCTCAACGCCTACGACGTTGTCGTCAGTGACGATCTCGTCTTCACCAAGGCAGCTTTCGACGCTTTCGTCGACGGTCGTGCCGCTAAGGAGGACTCGAAGTGA
- the rplN gene encoding 50S ribosomal protein L14 codes for MIQQESRLKVADNTGAKELLTIRVLGGSGRRYAGLGDTIVATVKDAIPGGNVKKGEVVKAVIVRTRKSTRRVDGSYISFDENAAVILKADGEPRGTRIFGPVGRELRDKKFMKIVSLAPEVI; via the coding sequence GTGATTCAGCAGGAATCCCGACTCAAGGTTGCCGATAACACCGGCGCCAAGGAGTTGCTTACCATCCGTGTCCTCGGGGGCTCAGGGCGTCGTTACGCAGGTCTCGGCGACACCATCGTCGCGACCGTGAAGGACGCGATCCCCGGCGGCAACGTCAAGAAGGGTGAGGTCGTCAAGGCCGTCATCGTTCGTACCCGCAAGTCGACCCGTCGCGTTGACGGTTCGTACATCAGCTTCGACGAGAACGCTGCCGTGATCCTGAAGGCTGACGGGGAGCCCCGCGGCACCCGTATCTTCGGGCCGGTTGGCCGTGAGCTTCGCGACAAGAAGTTCA
- the rpsJ gene encoding 30S ribosomal protein S10 yields MAGQKIRIRLKSYDHEVIDSSARKIVDTVTRAGATVIGPVPLPTEKNVIAVIRSPHKYKDSREHFEKRTHKRLIDIVDPTPKAVDSLMRLDLPADVNIEIKL; encoded by the coding sequence ATGGCGGGACAGAAGATCCGCATTCGACTCAAGTCGTATGACCACGAGGTCATTGATAGCTCAGCGCGCAAGATCGTAGATACGGTCACCCGCGCGGGCGCAACCGTGATCGGCCCCGTGCCGCTCCCCACGGAAAAGAACGTGATCGCTGTGATCCGTTCGCCGCACAAGTACAAGGACAGCCGCGAGCACTTTGAGAAGCGCACGCACAAGCGCCTGATCGACATCGTCGATCCCACCCCGAAGGCCGTCGATTCGCTCATGCGTCTCGATCTCCCGGCCGATGTCAACATCGAGATCAAGCTCTAA
- the rpsS gene encoding 30S ribosomal protein S19, which yields MPRSLKKGPFVDNHLLNKVVVQNEAGTKNVIKTWSRRSMIIPAMLGHTIAVHDGRKHIPVFVTETMVGHKLGEFAPTRTFRGHVKDDKKGRRR from the coding sequence ATGCCTCGTAGTCTCAAGAAGGGCCCCTTCGTCGACAACCACCTGCTGAACAAGGTGGTCGTACAGAACGAAGCTGGCACCAAGAACGTGATCAAGACCTGGTCGCGCCGCTCGATGATCATCCCCGCAATGCTGGGACACACCATCGCTGTGCACGACGGTCGGAAGCACATCCCCGTATTCGTCACCGAAACCATGGTTGGGCACAAGCTGGGCGAGTTCGCCCCGACTCGTACCTTCCGTGGCCACGTGAAGGACGACAAGAAGGGCCGTCGCCGCTAA
- a CDS encoding PadR family transcriptional regulator gives MESQAERIATNLRKGVLEYCVLALLSGRDMYGLELAGALMDRGLSASEGSLYPLLARMREAGAVETRWEQPEDTGGTRPRRYYAITARGRELLAVFATVWGGIAGEVESLIAAAQPPGQVADHQPGTDTKETS, from the coding sequence ATGGAATCACAGGCCGAGCGAATAGCCACAAACCTCCGCAAGGGGGTGCTCGAGTACTGCGTGCTCGCGCTGCTTTCGGGCCGCGACATGTACGGCCTCGAGCTCGCGGGCGCCCTCATGGATCGCGGCCTGAGCGCGAGCGAGGGCAGTCTCTATCCGCTGCTCGCGCGGATGCGCGAGGCGGGCGCGGTCGAGACCAGGTGGGAGCAACCCGAAGACACGGGCGGCACCCGCCCCCGGCGGTACTACGCGATCACCGCGCGGGGCCGTGAGCTGCTCGCGGTCTTTGCCACCGTGTGGGGCGGGATCGCGGGCGAGGTGGAATCGCTCATCGCCGCCGCCCAGCCGCCCGGGCAGGTGGCGGATCATCAGCCCGGTACAGACACCAAGGAGACCTCATGA
- the rplP gene encoding 50S ribosomal protein L16 gives MLIPRRVKYRKQHHPSRSGQSKGGNTVTFGEFGIQALSPAYVTNRQIESARIAMTRHIKRGGKVWINIYPDRPLTKKPAETRMGSGKGSPEWWVANVKPGRVLFEVAGVDEELAREALTRAIHKLPLKARIIKREEGDA, from the coding sequence ATGCTGATTCCCCGTCGAGTCAAGTACCGCAAGCAGCATCACCCGAGCCGCAGCGGTCAGTCCAAGGGTGGCAACACTGTCACCTTCGGTGAGTTCGGTATCCAGGCGCTCAGCCCCGCTTACGTGACGAACCGTCAGATCGAGTCCGCTCGTATCGCGATGACCCGTCACATCAAGCGTGGTGGCAAGGTGTGGATCAACATCTACCCTGACCGTCCGCTGACCAAGAAGCCCGCTGAAACCCGCATGGGTTCCGGTAAGGGCTCACCCGAGTGGTGGGTTGCCAATGTCAAGCCGGGCCGCGTCCTCTTCGAGGTCGCCGGTGTCGATGAGGAGCTCGCTCGTGAGGCACTCACCCGTGCCATCCACAAGCTGCCCCTCAAGGCCCGCATTATCAAGCGCGAGGAGGGCGACGCGTAA
- the rplC gene encoding 50S ribosomal protein L3, translating into MTAVRNVKGLLGTKLGMTQVWDEDGKVVPVTVIEVAPNVVTQIRTPEVDGYSAVQIAAGQIDPRKVNQPSAGHFEKAGVTPRRHITEIRTADAAEYSLGQELTIEGAFEAGQKIDVVGTSKGKGFAGAMKRHNFKGVSASHGAHRNHRKPGSVGGAATPGRVFRGKKMPGRMGTDRVTVQNLTVQAIDAEKGLILVKGAVPGARGRLVFVRNAVKGA; encoded by the coding sequence ATGACTGCAGTACGTAATGTGAAGGGTCTCCTGGGCACCAAGCTCGGCATGACTCAGGTATGGGACGAGGACGGCAAGGTCGTTCCCGTCACCGTCATCGAGGTGGCGCCTAACGTTGTCACCCAGATCCGTACCCCCGAGGTCGACGGCTACAGCGCCGTTCAGATCGCCGCGGGTCAGATCGACCCCCGCAAGGTGAACCAGCCCTCGGCTGGTCACTTCGAGAAGGCCGGTGTTACGCCGCGTCGCCACATCACCGAGATCCGCACCGCCGACGCTGCTGAGTACAGCCTCGGCCAGGAGCTCACCATCGAAGGCGCTTTCGAAGCCGGTCAGAAGATCGACGTCGTTGGCACCTCGAAGGGTAAGGGCTTCGCGGGCGCTATGAAGCGTCACAACTTCAAGGGCGTTTCGGCATCGCACGGTGCACACCGCAACCACCGTAAGCCTGGCTCTGTCGGTGGCGCAGCAACTCCCGGTCGCGTTTTCCGCGGCAAGAAGATGCCGGGCCGTATGGGCACCGATCGCGTGACCGTGCAGAACCTCACCGTTCAGGCGATCGACGCCGAGAAGGGCCTCATCCTGGTTAAGGGTGCAGTTCCCGGTGCGCGTGGTCGTCTCGTTTTCGTCCGCAACGCAGTGAAGGGGGCGTAG
- the aroQ gene encoding type II 3-dehydroquinate dehydratase, with amino-acid sequence MKRILLVNGPNLNLLGTREPEIYGSDTLKDVERLVIRVAKEYGIDVRAVQSNHEGELLDAIHEARHDCSAIIINPAGLTHTSVVLRDALAGVPLPFAEIHISNVFAREEFRHHSFLSPLAEFVITGAGIQGYEFAVRRIAGLLAR; translated from the coding sequence ATGAAGCGGATTCTGCTGGTCAACGGACCGAACCTTAACCTGCTCGGCACGCGCGAGCCCGAGATCTACGGCAGCGACACCTTGAAGGACGTCGAGCGGCTCGTCATCCGCGTCGCGAAAGAGTACGGGATCGACGTGCGCGCGGTGCAGTCGAACCACGAGGGCGAGCTCCTCGACGCGATCCACGAGGCGCGACACGACTGCTCTGCGATCATCATCAACCCGGCGGGGCTGACCCACACCTCTGTCGTGCTGCGCGACGCGCTCGCGGGCGTGCCGCTCCCGTTCGCCGAGATCCACATCTCAAACGTGTTCGCACGCGAGGAGTTCCGCCACCACTCGTTCCTCTCCCCCCTCGCAGAGTTTGTGATTACCGGCGCCGGCATTCAGGGCTACGAGTTCGCGGTGCGGCGCATCGCCGGCCTGCTCGCGCGTTAA
- the rpsQ gene encoding 30S ribosomal protein S17: protein MAEVEKEQRPYRKARRGYVVSDKMDKTIVVEVEDRVKHPLYGKVMRRSSKVKAHDEQNTAGIGDLVLIHETRPLSASKRWRLVEILEKAK from the coding sequence ATGGCTGAGGTCGAGAAGGAACAGCGACCGTATCGCAAGGCGCGCCGTGGCTACGTCGTCAGCGACAAGATGGATAAGACCATTGTTGTTGAGGTCGAGGACCGCGTGAAGCACCCGCTCTACGGCAAGGTCATGCGTCGCTCATCGAAGGTGAAGGCCCACGACGAGCAGAACACCGCCGGCATCGGCGATCTCGTTCTCATCCACGAGACCCGCCCGCTCAGCGCTTCGAAGCGCTGGCGTCTGGTCGAGATCCTCGAGAAGGCGAAGTAA
- the rplV gene encoding 50S ribosomal protein L22, whose product MVESIARVRHIRITPQKARRVVDLVRGKNAQEALAILKFAPQAAAEPVFKLVASAIANARVKADAENLRLNEDELVIARAFVDEGATLKRFRPRAQGRAFRINKRTSHITVVLQTADELAAQKGA is encoded by the coding sequence ATGGTGGAATCGATCGCACGCGTGCGTCATATCCGCATCACCCCCCAGAAGGCCCGTCGTGTCGTTGACCTGGTTCGTGGCAAGAACGCGCAGGAGGCACTCGCCATCCTGAAGTTCGCGCCCCAGGCTGCCGCAGAGCCCGTGTTCAAGCTCGTCGCTTCGGCGATCGCTAACGCACGTGTGAAGGCTGACGCTGAGAACCTGCGCCTCAACGAGGACGAGCTCGTCATCGCGCGCGCATTCGTGGATGAGGGCGCAACGCTCAAGCGTTTCCGCCCCCGTGCACAGGGTCGCGCGTTCCGTATCAACAAGCGCACCAGCCACATCACGGTCGTTCTTCAGACCGCTGATGAGCTGGCAGCTCAGAAGGGAGCCTAA
- a CDS encoding HAAS signaling domain-containing protein: MNAQTHSKQVETYLRSLGEALGDAPAAMRSAALDDVRAHVAEAQDSGRSVEEALAGLGGPEVFASQYLAELDPATTGADTNWQRAARAAWLLQAAGLAVAILTAAFSGFLMRGGGQAALLSLIPIAIVALGLVLPPRYRPAYAWASAATVTAFAVIVTVLPAALISVAEYLPLLLILWLAAVTPWRLSRGIGPREARTWRWVGAAVVALPVVWMGIAGFNGTFGLDWAAWAVLAVLLAVAVWFGLGSRIAAAAVALAGAILMAAPFLDGGFLMLLWWWIGGLLLAAGLPSVVAGRGRG, encoded by the coding sequence ATGAATGCACAGACACACTCGAAGCAGGTCGAGACATACCTCCGGTCGCTCGGCGAAGCGCTCGGCGATGCGCCCGCGGCAATGCGGAGCGCCGCGCTTGACGACGTCCGGGCGCACGTCGCTGAGGCGCAGGACAGCGGGCGTTCGGTCGAAGAGGCGCTCGCGGGCCTCGGCGGCCCCGAAGTCTTCGCCTCGCAGTATCTCGCCGAGCTCGACCCGGCGACCACGGGGGCAGACACGAACTGGCAGCGGGCGGCCCGCGCAGCGTGGCTGTTGCAGGCCGCGGGCCTTGCGGTCGCGATCCTCACCGCGGCGTTCTCCGGGTTCCTCATGCGCGGCGGCGGCCAGGCCGCGCTCCTCTCGCTGATCCCGATCGCGATCGTCGCACTCGGGCTCGTGCTCCCGCCGCGGTACCGGCCCGCCTACGCCTGGGCGAGCGCCGCGACCGTGACGGCGTTCGCCGTTATCGTCACAGTGCTTCCCGCGGCGCTCATCTCCGTCGCCGAGTACCTGCCGCTTTTGCTCATCCTGTGGCTCGCCGCGGTCACGCCGTGGCGCCTCTCGCGTGGGATCGGGCCGCGCGAGGCGCGGACCTGGCGCTGGGTGGGCGCGGCGGTCGTCGCGCTCCCGGTCGTGTGGATGGGGATCGCGGGCTTCAACGGTACCTTCGGACTCGACTGGGCCGCGTGGGCAGTGCTCGCCGTGCTGCTCGCGGTCGCCGTGTGGTTCGGGCTCGGGAGCAGGATCGCGGCGGCGGCCGTCGCCCTCGCCGGCGCGATCCTGATGGCCGCCCCGTTCCTTGACGGCGGCTTCCTGATGCTGCTGTGGTGGTGGATCGGCGGGCTGCTCCTCGCGGCGGGGCTGCCGTCGGTCGTCGCGGGTCGCGGGCGGGGGTAG
- the rplW gene encoding 50S ribosomal protein L23 — MNKAAHDVIIRPIVSEKSYGLIDANGQYTFEVAPTASKTEIKLAIESVFGVKVAKINTLNRKGKTRRTKFGLGKRKDTKRAIVTLKSGSIDIFTAAL, encoded by the coding sequence ATGAACAAGGCTGCGCACGACGTCATCATCCGCCCGATCGTCTCGGAGAAGAGCTACGGCCTCATCGACGCAAACGGACAGTACACCTTTGAGGTTGCTCCCACCGCGTCGAAGACCGAGATCAAGCTCGCCATCGAGTCGGTATTCGGTGTGAAGGTCGCAAAGATCAACACCCTGAACCGCAAGGGCAAGACCCGCCGCACGAAGTTTGGCCTCGGCAAGCGCAAGGACACCAAGCGCGCCATCGTCACGCTGAAGTCGGGCTCCATCGACATCTTCACGGCTGCGCTGTAG
- a CDS encoding CPBP family intramembrane glutamic endopeptidase yields the protein MSVTTRGLGVGLAAAICVVLAAPAFFVAELPWLGAGLLAAGLLVAVVADRRAGILIAPRSSPVAEAPAAPSLTRDLSLIALGLLIVRTIPLAAELDNLAMLRFTLALGGAVLVPYLVSRFGYRDRATSFPWRGASPRRRWGRLHWSWLAGVLVLGWLILPYYFISSGVYANWPRVDSPDLIARLFVGVGAVGIWDELFFICTVFAVLLRHFPVWLANALQAVVFVSFLWELGYRAWGPLLTIPFALVQGFIFLRTRSLSYVVTVHLLFDAVVFAVLVHAHNPSLFNVFPTAP from the coding sequence ATGAGCGTGACGACACGGGGTCTGGGCGTCGGCCTTGCTGCCGCGATCTGTGTGGTGCTCGCGGCGCCAGCGTTCTTCGTCGCCGAGCTGCCCTGGCTGGGGGCCGGGCTGCTCGCGGCCGGGCTCCTGGTTGCGGTGGTGGCGGATAGGCGCGCCGGGATCCTGATCGCTCCCCGATCTTCGCCGGTGGCGGAGGCTCCCGCCGCGCCCTCGTTGACGCGCGACCTCTCGCTCATCGCGCTGGGGCTGCTCATCGTGCGCACGATTCCGCTCGCGGCCGAGCTCGACAACCTCGCGATGCTGCGGTTCACGCTCGCGCTCGGGGGCGCGGTGCTCGTGCCGTACCTTGTATCGCGGTTCGGCTACCGCGACAGGGCGACGAGCTTCCCGTGGCGTGGAGCCTCGCCCCGGCGACGCTGGGGTCGGCTGCACTGGAGTTGGCTCGCGGGCGTGCTCGTGCTCGGTTGGCTGATCTTGCCCTACTACTTCATCTCGTCGGGCGTCTACGCGAACTGGCCACGGGTGGACAGCCCTGACCTCATCGCACGATTGTTTGTCGGGGTTGGCGCCGTCGGCATCTGGGACGAGCTGTTCTTCATCTGCACGGTGTTCGCCGTGCTGCTGCGGCACTTCCCTGTGTGGCTCGCGAACGCGCTCCAGGCGGTGGTGTTTGTCTCGTTCCTGTGGGAGCTCGGGTACCGGGCCTGGGGGCCGCTCCTCACGATCCCGTTCGCGCTCGTTCAGGGGTTCATCTTCCTGCGCACGCGCTCACTCAGCTACGTGGTGACGGTGCACCTCTTGTTCGACGCCGTGGTGTTCGCTGTGCTCGTGCACGCGCACAACCCGTCGCTGTTCAACGTGTTCCCGACCGCGCCCTAG
- the trmB gene encoding tRNA (guanosine(46)-N7)-methyltransferase TrmB → MTDQPRRAFDPSTFRDKPVSFVRRSGRMTPSQERAWEESRADFLLEIAHGPAATSVAEGEKGDPAEIFGREAELIVEVGSGQGHQILSAAAARPETNFLAIEVFRAGLARTVIRAADAGLTNLRLAEVNAPELLEHYLPEGSVSEIWVFFPDPWKKAKHHKRRLISADFARIAHRALKPGGVLRLGTDWQNYADHMRVVMDEAPGFERAFEGDWADRYEGRVLTAFENKGIEKGRDIRDLTYRRV, encoded by the coding sequence GTGACTGACCAGCCCCGCAGAGCATTTGACCCCTCAACCTTTCGCGATAAGCCCGTGTCGTTTGTGCGACGCAGCGGCCGGATGACGCCGTCCCAGGAGCGTGCGTGGGAGGAATCGCGCGCCGACTTCCTGCTCGAGATCGCCCACGGGCCGGCGGCGACGAGCGTTGCCGAGGGCGAGAAGGGCGACCCCGCTGAGATCTTCGGCCGTGAGGCCGAGCTCATTGTCGAGGTCGGTTCGGGCCAGGGGCACCAGATTCTGTCAGCGGCGGCCGCCCGACCCGAGACCAACTTCCTCGCGATCGAGGTGTTCCGTGCTGGCCTCGCCAGGACCGTGATTCGCGCCGCCGACGCAGGGCTCACGAACCTGCGCCTAGCCGAGGTCAACGCGCCGGAGTTGCTCGAGCACTACCTGCCCGAAGGGTCGGTCTCGGAGATTTGGGTGTTCTTCCCGGACCCGTGGAAGAAGGCCAAGCACCACAAGCGCCGGCTCATCAGTGCGGACTTCGCGCGCATCGCTCACCGGGCGCTGAAGCCCGGCGGCGTGCTGCGGCTCGGCACCGACTGGCAGAACTACGCCGACCACATGCGCGTGGTCATGGACGAGGCCCCCGGGTTTGAGCGGGCGTTCGAGGGCGATTGGGCCGACCGTTATGAAGGCCGCGTGCTCACCGCGTTTGAGAACAAGGGCATTGAAAAGGGTCGCGACATCCGGGACCTGACCTACCGCAGGGTCTAG
- the rpmC gene encoding 50S ribosomal protein L29 yields MAIGTKELAVTELDSFENERLAEELKKAKAELFNLRFQSATGQLENHGRVRQVKRDIARIYTVLRERELGIRVTPAAEPAKKASAKKSSTKKTEQAPAAAETKEA; encoded by the coding sequence ATGGCGATCGGAACCAAGGAACTGGCTGTCACCGAGCTTGACAGCTTCGAAAACGAGCGTCTCGCGGAAGAGCTGAAGAAGGCTAAGGCCGAGCTCTTCAACCTGCGTTTCCAGTCGGCCACCGGCCAGCTTGAGAACCACGGGCGCGTACGTCAGGTGAAGCGCGACATCGCTCGCATCTACACCGTGCTCCGCGAGCGCGAGCTCGGCATTCGGGTCACCCCGGCCGCTGAGCCCGCGAAGAAGGCTTCTGCCAAGAAGTCGTCCACCAAGAAGACCGAGCAGGCGCCCGCCGCCGCTGAGACGAAGGAGGCCTAA
- the rpsC gene encoding 30S ribosomal protein S3, with protein sequence MGQKIHPYGFRLGITTDHVSRWFSDSTKKGQRYADYLAEDIKIRQHLQVQLDRAGVSRVEIERTRDRVRVDIHTARPGIVIGRRGAEAERIRADLEKLTGKQIQLNILEVKNPEADAQLVAQGIAEQLAARVAFRRAMRKGLQGAQRAGAKGVRIQVSGRLGGAEMSRSEFYREGRVPLHTLRANIDYGFYEAKTTFGRIGVKVWIYKGDLTNKELAREQAAQKPSRERGDRRRAPRGAQAEAAPAAAGAEK encoded by the coding sequence ATGGGCCAGAAGATTCATCCCTACGGCTTCCGCCTCGGGATTACCACCGACCACGTGTCGCGCTGGTTCTCGGACTCGACGAAGAAGGGCCAGCGTTATGCTGACTATCTCGCCGAGGACATCAAGATCCGCCAGCACCTGCAGGTCCAGCTGGACCGCGCAGGCGTCTCGCGAGTCGAGATCGAGCGCACCCGCGACCGTGTCCGCGTAGACATCCACACTGCTCGCCCCGGCATCGTTATCGGTCGCCGCGGTGCTGAGGCAGAGCGGATTCGCGCTGACCTCGAGAAGCTCACCGGCAAGCAGATCCAGCTGAACATCCTCGAGGTCAAGAACCCCGAGGCTGACGCTCAGCTCGTCGCTCAGGGCATCGCCGAGCAGCTCGCTGCTCGCGTGGCGTTCCGCCGCGCAATGCGCAAGGGCCTCCAGGGCGCGCAGCGCGCTGGCGCCAAGGGCGTCCGTATCCAGGTCTCCGGCCGTCTTGGCGGCGCTGAGATGAGCCGTTCGGAGTTCTACCGTGAGGGTCGCGTGCCGCTGCACACGCTCCGCGCGAACATCGACTACGGCTTCTACGAGGCGAAGACCACCTTCGGCCGCATCGGCGTGAAGGTCTGGATCTACAAGGGCGACCTGACGAACAAGGAGCTCGCTCGTGAGCAGGCGGCTCAGAAGCCGTCTCGTGAGCGTGGCGATCGCCGCCGTGCGCCCCGTGGCGCTCAGGCTGAGGCTGCACCCGCTGCAGCAGGAGCGGAGAAGTAA